From a single Calothrix sp. NIES-2098 genomic region:
- a CDS encoding prephenate dehydrogenase encodes MKIGILGLGLIGGSLGFDLRSQGHHVFGVSRRESTCQKAVSLGSVDEASAEINLLAQAEVVFICTPIALIVPQVKQLITHLSATTVVTDVGSVKAPIVKEISPLWENFIGGHPMAGTADSGIEAAQHNLFVDRPYVLTPIETTPSRAISVLEEIVRSLGAKIYHCQPEQHDRAVSWISHLPVMVSASLIAACISETDPAVLQLAQNLASSGFRDTSRVGGGNPELGVMMAQFNRQALLGSLQQYRHQLDEAIHLIEQEDWTALEAKLQSTQKARPEFVE; translated from the coding sequence ATGAAAATTGGGATTTTAGGACTCGGACTGATCGGTGGTTCTTTGGGTTTTGATTTGCGATCGCAAGGACATCATGTTTTCGGAGTGAGTCGTCGGGAATCGACCTGCCAAAAGGCGGTATCTCTGGGAAGCGTCGATGAAGCATCAGCCGAGATTAACCTCTTGGCTCAGGCAGAAGTTGTATTTATTTGTACGCCAATTGCTCTTATTGTTCCCCAAGTTAAACAGTTAATTACGCATTTATCTGCTACTACGGTAGTGACTGATGTTGGTTCTGTCAAAGCACCGATAGTCAAGGAGATATCGCCGTTATGGGAAAATTTTATTGGCGGTCATCCAATGGCAGGAACCGCAGATAGCGGTATAGAAGCTGCACAGCATAATTTGTTTGTCGATCGCCCTTATGTACTGACGCCAATAGAGACAACACCGAGCAGAGCAATTTCAGTGTTAGAAGAAATTGTGCGATCGCTGGGAGCTAAAATCTACCATTGTCAACCAGAGCAACATGACCGCGCTGTCAGTTGGATTTCCCATTTACCTGTAATGGTCAGCGCTTCTTTGATTGCAGCTTGCATAAGTGAAACCGACCCCGCCGTTTTACAATTAGCCCAAAACTTAGCCAGTTCAGGATTTCGGGATACTAGCCGCGTTGGTGGTGGTAATCCTGAATTGGGAGTAATGATGGCACAGTTTAATCGACAAGCATTGCTGGGGTCATTGCAACAATATCGCCATCAGCTTGATGAAGCGATTCATTTAATTGAGCAGGAAGATTGGACAGCTTTAGAGGCGAAGTTGCAATCAACTCAAAAAGCGCGACCTGAATTTGTTGAATAA
- a CDS encoding Photosystem II reaction centre protein PsbA/D1: MTATLQQRSSANVWDRFCEWITSTSNRLYIGWFGVLMIPTLLAATTCFVIAFIAAPPVDIDGIREPVAGSLLYGNNIISGAVVPSSNAIGLHFYPIWEAASLDEWLYNGGPYQLVIFHFLLGVFCYLGREWELSYRLGMRPWICLAFSAPVAAATAVFLIYPIGQGSFSDGMPLGISGTFNFMIVFQAEHNILMHPFHMLGVAGVFGGSLFSAMHGSLVTSSLVRETTENESQNYGYKFGQEEETYNIVAAHGYFGRLIFQYASFNNSRSLHFFLAAWPVVGIWFTALGVSTMAFNLNGFNFNQSVIDSTGRVVNTWADIINRANLGMEVMHERNAHNFPLDLAAGEQAPVALTAPAING; encoded by the coding sequence ATGACAGCAACTCTACAACAGCGCTCAAGCGCCAACGTATGGGATCGCTTCTGCGAATGGATAACCAGCACCAGCAACCGCCTCTACATCGGTTGGTTCGGCGTCCTGATGATCCCAACCCTACTAGCCGCAACCACCTGCTTCGTAATTGCCTTTATCGCCGCACCTCCAGTAGACATTGATGGTATCCGCGAACCAGTAGCAGGTTCACTACTTTACGGAAACAACATCATCTCTGGTGCAGTTGTGCCTTCCTCCAACGCTATCGGTTTACACTTCTACCCGATTTGGGAAGCAGCTTCTCTGGATGAGTGGTTGTACAACGGCGGCCCTTACCAGTTGGTAATTTTCCACTTCTTACTCGGCGTATTCTGCTACCTTGGTCGTGAGTGGGAACTATCTTACCGCTTAGGTATGCGTCCTTGGATCTGCCTAGCATTCTCTGCACCTGTAGCAGCAGCAACCGCAGTATTCTTGATTTACCCCATCGGTCAAGGTTCATTCTCCGATGGTATGCCCTTGGGAATCTCTGGAACCTTCAACTTCATGATTGTGTTCCAAGCAGAGCACAACATCCTGATGCACCCCTTCCATATGTTAGGTGTAGCTGGTGTCTTCGGCGGTTCTCTGTTCAGTGCAATGCACGGTTCTCTAGTAACTTCTTCCTTGGTGCGTGAAACCACCGAGAACGAATCTCAAAACTACGGTTACAAGTTCGGTCAAGAGGAAGAAACCTACAACATCGTTGCAGCGCACGGTTACTTCGGTCGCTTGATCTTCCAATACGCTTCTTTCAACAACAGCCGTTCGCTGCACTTCTTCTTGGCGGCATGGCCTGTAGTTGGTATCTGGTTTACCGCGCTGGGTGTAAGCACAATGGCGTTCAACTTGAACGGTTTCAACTTTAACCAGTCTGTAATTGATTCTACTGGTCGCGTTGTTAACACCTGGGCTGATATCATCAACCGCGCTAACCTGGGTATGGAAGTGATGCACGAGCGTAACGCTCACAACTTCCCTCTCGATTTGGCTGCTGGCGAGCAAGCTCCTGTAGCTCTGACTGCTCCTGCTATCAACGGCTAA